Proteins found in one Sphaeramia orbicularis chromosome 8, fSphaOr1.1, whole genome shotgun sequence genomic segment:
- the LOC115424289 gene encoding trinucleotide repeat-containing gene 6A protein isoform X5, with protein MAPIRDSVSHSPNQTGLEHPGLDSQYEPSPWSSGSPCSSDSNTNWSKVLVDGSTDKPNNPSSTNSSVWPPSSSSFSCSSSSSSSGCGSGSDPELASECMDADSNSSIGSEKSLAAVAVTTVMMMSANASSSVSSTTSSPSSSLVTSAMMVSVSVNGDSNGNSRQVMGGGMGTISGANNGNNNITGPSHYSLAGSTSIGSNNMGNHNNKLVSNSGIWGTQSGSNMITTGGSTSCINGGLNPNTLNPNANHGAWPQNPTPSSASQSQRPPQAQGMSSKLGIAPQQGPLLGWGGMAAPENSSMMEDTEVNNGTTNSKVLGSSSSGNGGLQPTNLNTESNGPNNTIMMNTTTTTTNATMTSTPPNSTASSQLSGDCSWGSIGGGNGGPLANGNTSSTPQQPQGELGGPGAFGTPWGATTYPGDKGPQNADTVNPQNPALMQAGNPQISSSAAYKSNNNHNNTAAPRWDQGPANNPNQPQSNLSWGVGSNQIPGSAGQTPGNGNHTTVGPPAGITCPWGSSASSSSSSSSSSSSSNKMSNGEWGSSAPGNSHSDAGSHKGSSANNGWKSLEDDAMGMGGGGPGGHSLGNVTGGWGHSGGSEGSGESSGGRSSSDRDNGQKGGNRRKGAPTAAVLSAVARADVDPRVLSNSGWGQTPIRQNTAWDVNSPRNQHQGPRGEERKHSGGSGWGSGAPAASTQNSGGWGGGPGNSGPDTGSSGWGEQRPTSGWDSKAPGSGGGKSSWDDGASYKGNNNSNTWSNNINKDDRSNTWTNAPKPQQGWGGNSGSGSEGWGSGDSARGGASNHWGEPQKGAGSVGWDSDSDRSGSGCWSEPSRTNTSSSNTWIGSGGSNTPDQSTPNPGSNWGESVHKPNPQSNSQGWGEPMKSNHGAQNWGEPSPKPCNPANEWGKGPESNSSRGNQGPSKPSGWLGGPMPTVGQKEEMATGWEEPSPESIRRRMEIDDGTAAWGDPGKYSGGSVNMWSKSGQTDQEAMAPSSQHQSHPGHSSMHPPQPMQPHAQDKGSGSGWGEPYPQQKESSSWGEPAPGPPVTVDNGTSAWGKPMDTSSGWDEPSRDNREPVSGWGGQHKSAPGPKPMETWCGEEVSMSNSWDQEEEVEIGMWSNSQQDNRSHDQNTWNYNKQKGSNKMSKPVNKQDEPWMKPFINQFNSMNFSRDSPDDSMKTGAGMQDKRMDMGGMGDFSGVMGKNPGSRHQLHKESAMDRSSYYDKNVNPMMGGSSVAQGRGGPQSQVPPQPNLRNQVPPPILPSQVPSLLKYPGGNGGLNPLFGPQQVAVFNQLSQLNQLSQLNQLNQLQRLLIQQQQQQQQKAQSQRAMPVGRQSEQTRPIGSSPSMMQPPRHLDPSLLKQTPPLKPYLDNYLSHNAPEMQKDSTALGSFSNFPLSLNSNLNVSLDMGVGGGSSGGGAVSYKEPPQSRLKKLWATDPLEQNSKPGAMSSGLRLEDSPFYDFLSPGPSPLSPPGQSIGSVGDGWPPRANSPPPHGNTGTWPPEFRPGEPWKGYPNIDPETDPYVTPGSVINNLSINTVRDTDHLRDRNNGPSSSLNTTMPSNSAWSSIRASSHSGSLTSTAQSTSARPSDSKWSPGGGSVSNSSLAHELWKVPLPPKALSVAAPSRPPPGLTSQKPSSAASGWDGSALRLGGWGSSESRYTPGSSWGDSSSSGRTQWLVLKNLTPQIDGSTLRTLCMQHGPLITFHLNLPHGNAVVCYSSKDEAAKAQKSLHMCVLGNTTILAEFASEEEINRFFAQGQTLATPSSGWQTIGSSQSRMEQSHPFPSRAPEPNQWNSGDLHSSSLWGGPNYSSSLWGSASGTEAGRISSPSPISSFLPVDHLTGGGDSM; from the exons ATGGCTCCCATTCGGGATTCCGTCAGCCACTCCCCTAATCAAACAG GTCTGGAGCATCCTGGCTTGGACTCACAGTATGAGCCTTCACCCTGGTCCTCTGGCTCTCCCTGCAGCAGTGACAGCAACACCAACTGGAGTAAAGTCCTAGTGGACGGAAGCACTGACAAACCCAACAATCCCTCTTCAACCAACTCCTCTGTCtggcccccctcctcctcttcattctcTTGCTcctcgtcttcttcctcttctggcTGTGGGTCAGGATCAGACCCTGAGTTGGCATCAGAATGCATGGACGCAGACTCTAATTCCTCGATCGGTTCAGAGAAAAGCCTTGCCGCTGTTGCTGTGACAACAgtgatgatgatgtcagcaaatgCTTCTTCCTCTGTGTCTTCTACGACTTCTTCTCCCTCATCCTCTTTGGTGACTTCTGCCATGATGGTCAGTGTTTCAGTGAATGGAGATAGCAACGGCAACAGTCGTCAGGTTATGGGTGGAGGGATGGGAACCATCAGTGGTGCAAATAATGGAAATAATAACATCACTGGACCCTCCCACTACTCTTTAGCTGGCTCCACAAGTATTGGCAGCAATAACATGGGTAACCACAACAACAAGCTTGTCAGTAACAGTGGTATATGGGGCACCCAGTCAGGCAGCAACATGATCACCACAGGCGGAAGCACCTCGTGCATCAATGGAGGGTTAAACCCAAACACTTTAAACCCAAATGCCAACCACGGTGCCTGGCCGCAGAATCCAACCCCAAGCTCAGCATCCCAGAGCCAACGGCCTCCACAGGCTCAGGGGATGAGTTCCAAACTTGGTATAGCTCCCCAACAGGGCCCCTTGCTGGGCTGGGGTGGCATGGCAGCTCCAGAAAACAGCAGTATGATGGAAGACACTGAGGTGAATAATGGTACAACAAACAGCAAGGTGTTAGGAAGCAGCAGCAGTGGAAATGGTGGCCTGCAGCCTACCAACCTTAACACTGAATCCAATGGACCAAATAACACTATTATGatgaatactactactactactactaacgcCACAATGACCTCTACTCCACCAAACTCTACAGCCTCTTCCCAGCTCAGCGGGGATTGTTCCTGGGGCTCCATTGGAGGAGGGAATGGGGGTCCGCTGGCCAATGGAAACACCTCATCAACCCCCCAGCAACCCCAAGGAGAGCTGGGGGGTCCTGGGGCCTTCGGTACGCCTTGGGGCGCAACTACCTACCCTGGAGACAAGGGCCCCCAAAATGCAGACACTGTGAACCCCCAAAACCCTGCCTTAATGCAGGCTGGGAACCCCCAAATCTCCTCTTCTGCTGCTTACAAGAGTAATAATAACCACAATAACACTGCGGCCCCACGCTGGGATCAGGGGCCCGCCAATAACCCAAACCAGCCTCAGAGCAACTTGTCCTGGGGTGTCGGCTCAAATCAAATCCCAGGCTCTGCAGGCCAAACACCAGGAAACGGGAACCATACTACAGTGGGTCCTCCAGCAGGTATAACCTGCCCCTGGGGGAGCAGTGCATCATCttcttcctcatcatcatcatcctcttcctcatctaACAAGATGTCAAATGGAGAATGGGGATCTTCAGCTCCCGGTAACAGCCACTCAGATGCTGGAAGTCATAAAGGAAGCTCTGCCAACAATGGCTGGAAGAGCCTGGAGGATGACGCCATGGGCATGGGAGGTGGTGGACCTGGAGGCCACAGCTTGGGGAACGTGACCGGAGGTTGGGGTCATTCTGGAGGGAGTGAAGGAAGTGGTGAAAGCTCAGGCGGCCGATCCAGCTCAGACAGAGACAACGGCCAAAAAGGGGGAAACCGCAGAAAAGGTGCCCCAACTGCAGCGGTGTTATCAGCTGTGGCCCGGGCCGATGTAGACCCAAGGGTTCTGTCAAACAGTGGATGGGGGCAAACACCTATCCGACAGAACACTGCATGGGATGTCAATTCTCCCCGCAATCAGCACCAGGGTCCCAGAGGAGAAGAAAGAAAGCATAGTGGGGGCTCTGGCTGGGGCTCAGGAGCACCTGCAGCTTCTACCCAGAACTCTGGAG GCTGGGGAGGTGGGCCAGGCAACTCGGGCCCTGATACTGGAAGCTCTGGGTGGGGAGAGCAGAGACCCACGTCTGGTTGGGACAGCAAAGCTCCAGGGAGTGGAGGAGGAAAAAGCAGTTGGGATGATGGAGCCAGCTATAAGGGGAATAATAATTCTAACACCTGGAGCAACAACATCAACAAAGATGACAG GTCCAATACTTGGACAAATGCACCCAAGCCACAGCAGGGCTGGGGAGGCAACAGTGGAAGTGGGAGTGAAGGCTGGGGTAGTGGAGATAGTGCCAGAGGAGGGGCCAGTAATCACTGGGGAGAACCTCAAAAAGGTGCCGGCTCAGTGGGCTGGGACAGCGACAGCGACCGGTCCGGCTCTGGATGTTGGAGTGAACCAAGTCGAACCAACACCAGCAGCAGTAACACCTGGATAGGAAGTGGAGGGTCAAATACTCCAGACCAGAGCACCCCAAATCCTGGCTCAAACTGGGGTGAATCAGTCCACAAGCCTAATCCTCAGAGCAACAGTCAGGGCTGGGGTGAGCCAATGAAGAGCAACCATGGAGCTCAGAACTGGGGTGAACCCAGTCCTAAACCCTGCAATCCTGCCAATGAGTGGGGAAAAGGCCCTGAATCAAACTCATCAAGAGGCAACCAAGGCCCCAGCAAGCCCTCAG GGTGGCTAGGCGGTCCCATGCCTACAGTTGGTCAGAAGGAAGAAATGGCAACTGGTTGGGAAGAGCCTTCTCCAGAGTCCATTCGTCGTAGGATGGAAATCGATGATGGAACTGCCGCTTGGGGAGACCCTG GAAAATACAGTGGTGGATCTGTCAACATGTGGAGCAAGTCGGGCCAAACAGACCAGGAAGCCATGGCCCCCTCCTCTCAGCATCAGTCCCACCCAGGGCACAGCTCAATGCACCCTCCTCAGCCCATGCAACCCCATGCCCAAGACAAGGGCTCTGGTTCTG GCTGGGGTGAGCCTTACCCCCAGCAGAAGGAGTCCTCTTCATGGGGAGAGCCTGCTCCTGGTCCACCGGTGACAGTGGACAACGGGACATCTGCCTGGGGGAAGCCCATGGACACCAGCTCTGGCTGGGATGAGCCCAGTAGGGACAACAGAGAGCCTGTGTCTGGGTGGGGTGGCCAGCATAAGTCTG CTCCAGGTCCCAAGCCCATGGAGACATGGTGTGGAGAGGAGGTGTCCATGAGCAATAGCTGGGaccaggaagaggaggtggagatcGGCATGTGGAGTAACAGCCAACAAGACAACCGGTCCCATGACCAAAACACTTGGAACTACAACAAGCAAAAAGGCTCCAACAAG atGAGCAAACCAGTCAACAAACAAGACGAACCTTGGATGAAACCCTTCATTAACCAGTTCAACAGCATGAACTTCTCT AGAGACTCTCCTGATGACTCCATGAAGACAGGAGCAGGGATGCAGGACAAACGTATGGACATGGGCGGAATGGGAGACTTCAGTGGAGTGATGGGGAAGAACCCTGGGTCTCGACACCAGCTCCATAAGGAGTCTGCCATGGATCGCAGCTCTTACTATGACAAG AATGTAAACCCTATGATGGGTGGCAGCAGCGTAGCACAGGGCCGAGGCGGCCCCCAGTCCCAGGTCCCCCCCCAACCCAACCTTCGCAACCAAGTGCCTCCACCCATCCTCCCTTCTCAG gTCCCCTCCCTGTTGAAGTACCCAGGAGGTAACGGAGGTCTGAACCCTCTGTTTGGCCCTCAGCAGGTGGCTGTGTTCAACCAACTCTCCCAGCTCAACCAGCTGTCACAGCTCAACCAGCTCAACCAGTTACAG CGTCTTCtcatccagcagcagcagcaacagcagcagaaggCTCAGAGCCAGAGAGCCATGCCTGTGGGACGACAGAGTGAACAG ACACGTCCTATCGGCTCATCCCCATCAATGATGCAGCCGCCACGACACCTGGACCCCTCCCTGCTGAAACAGACCCCACCTCTTAAACCGTACCTGGATAATTACTTGTCCCACAATGCCCCTGAGATGCAGAAGGATTCCACTGCTCTCGGATCCTTCAGCAACTTCCCTTTAA GCTTGAACTCAAACCTGAATGTATCCCTGGACATGGGtgttggtggtggtagtagtggtggcgGAGCTGTGAGCTACAAAGAGCCGCcccagtccagactgaagaaACTTTGGGCTACTGACCCTCTGGAGCAGAACAGCAAACCTG GTGCTATGTCGTCTGGGCTGCGTCTGGAGGACTCTCCCTTCTATGACTTCCTGTCTCCTGGCCCATCTCCCCTGAGTCCTCCCGGCCAATCAATAGGCTCGGTGGGCGATGGCTGGCCACCCCGTGCCAACTCCCCCCCACCCCATGGAAACACTGGCACCTGGCCCCCAG agtTCCGGCCCGGGGAGCCTTGGAAAGGTTACCCCAACATTGACCCTGAGACTGACCCTTATGTGACCCCCGGCAGTGTCATCAACAACCTCTCCATCAACACCGTCCGCGACACAGACCACCTCAGGGACAGGAACAACG GGCCATCCTCATCACTGAACACCACGATGCCTTCTAACAGTGCCTGGTCATCCATTCGTGCCTCCAGCCACAGCGGTTCCCTCACCAGTACAGCACAAAGCACTTCAG CCAGACCCAGTGACTCAAAGTGGTCTCCCGGTGGCGGTTCTGTGTCCAACTCCTCCCTAGCCCATGAGCTGTGGAAGGTCCCCCTGCCTCCCAAGGCACTGTCTGTGGCGGCCCCCTCCAGACCACCACCCGGTCTCACCAGCCAGAAGCCCAGCTCTGCCGCCTCAGGCTGGGATGGCTCTGCTCTGAGGCTGGGGGGCTGGGGCTCCTCTGAGTCCAGATACACACCTG GTTCCAGTTGGGGCGACAGCAGCAGCTCAGGGAGAACCCAATGGCTTGTCCTGAAAAATCTCACACCTCAG ATTGACGGCTCTACCCTGAGGACCCTGTGCATGCAGCACGGCCCTCTGATCACATTCCACCTCAACCTGCCACACGGTAACGCCGTGGTATGCTACAGCTCCAAGGATGAGGCCGCCAAGGCCCAGAAGAGCCTGCACAT GTGTGTTTTGGGGAACACTACTATTCTGGCTGAGTTTGCCAGCGAGGAGGAAATCAACCGTTTCTTTGCACAAGGGCAGACGTTGGCCA
- the LOC115424289 gene encoding trinucleotide repeat-containing gene 6A protein isoform X3 → MAPIRDSVSHSPNQTGLEHPGLDSQYEPSPWSSGSPCSSDSNTNWSKVLVDGSTDKPNNPSSTNSSVWPPSSSSFSCSSSSSSSGCGSGSDPELASECMDADSNSSIGSEKSLAAVAVTTVMMMSANASSSVSSTTSSPSSSLVTSAMMVSVSVNGDSNGNSRQVMGGGMGTISGANNGNNNITGPSHYSLAGSTSIGSNNMGNHNNKLVSNSGIWGTQSGSNMITTGGSTSCINGGLNPNTLNPNANHGAWPQNPTPSSASQSQRPPQAQGMSSKLGIAPQQGPLLGWGGMAAPENSSMMEDTEVNNGTTNSKVLGSSSSGNGGLQPTNLNTESNGPNNTIMMNTTTTTTNATMTSTPPNSTASSQLSGDCSWGSIGGGNGGPLANGNTSSTPQQPQGELGGPGAFGTPWGATTYPGDKGPQNADTVNPQNPALMQAGNPQISSSAAYKSNNNHNNTAAPRWDQGPANNPNQPQSNLSWGVGSNQIPGSAGQTPGNGNHTTVGPPAGITCPWGSSASSSSSSSSSSSSSNKMSNGEWGSSAPGNSHSDAGSHKGSSANNGWKSLEDDAMGMGGGGPGGHSLGNVTGGWGHSGGSEGSGESSGGRSSSDRDNGQKGGNRRKGAPTAAVLSAVARADVDPRVLSNSGWGQTPIRQNTAWDVNSPRNQHQGPRGEERKHSGGSGWGSGAPAASTQNSGGWGGGPGNSGPDTGSSGWGEQRPTSGWDSKAPGSGGGKSSWDDGASYKGNNNSNTWSNNINKDDRSNTWTNAPKPQQGWGGNSGSGSEGWGSGDSARGGASNHWGEPQKGAGSVGWDSDSDRSGSGCWSEPSRTNTSSSNTWIGSGGSNTPDQSTPNPGSNWGESVHKPNPQSNSQGWGEPMKSNHGAQNWGEPSPKPCNPANEWGKGPESNSSRGNQGPSKPSGWLGGPMPTVGQKEEMATGWEEPSPESIRRRMEIDDGTAAWGDPGKYSGGSVNMWSKSGQTDQEAMAPSSQHQSHPGHSSMHPPQPMQPHAQDKGSGWGEPYPQQKESSSWGEPAPGPPVTVDNGTSAWGKPMDTSSGWDEPSRDNREPVSGWGGQHKSAPGPKPMETWCGEEVSMSNSWDQEEEVEIGMWSNSQQDNRSHDQNTWNYNKQKGSNKMSKPVNKQDEPWMKPFINQFNSMNFSRDSPDDSMKTGAGMQDKRMDMGGMGDFSGVMGKNPGSRHQLHKESAMDRSSYYDKLSVSPSAYNSPASDELSSNQIMSFPPSTPTQPIPCLDSGPSPAQSSPVATRQNVNPMMGGSSVAQGRGGPQSQVPPQPNLRNQVPPPILPSQVPSLLKYPGGNGGLNPLFGPQQVAVFNQLSQLNQLSQLNQLNQLQRLLIQQQQQQQQKAQSQRAMPVGRQSEQVNTRPIGSSPSMMQPPRHLDPSLLKQTPPLKPYLDNYLSHNAPEMQKDSTALGSFSNFPLSLNSNLNVSLDMGVGGGSSGGGAVSYKEPPQSRLKKLWATDPLEQNSKPGAMSSGLRLEDSPFYDFLSPGPSPLSPPGQSIGSVGDGWPPRANSPPPHGNTGTWPPEFRPGEPWKGYPNIDPETDPYVTPGSVINNLSINTVRDTDHLRDRNNGPSSSLNTTMPSNSAWSSIRASSHSGSLTSTAQSTSARPSDSKWSPGGGSVSNSSLAHELWKVPLPPKALSVAAPSRPPPGLTSQKPSSAASGWDGSALRLGGWGSSESRYTPGSSWGDSSSSGRTQWLVLKNLTPQIDGSTLRTLCMQHGPLITFHLNLPHGNAVVCYSSKDEAAKAQKSLHMCVLGNTTILAEFASEEEINRFFAQGQTLATPSSGWQTIGSSQSRMEQSHPFPSRAPEPNQWNSGDLHSSSLWGGPNYSSSLWGSASGTEAGRISSPSPISSFLPVDHLTGGGDSM, encoded by the exons ATGGCTCCCATTCGGGATTCCGTCAGCCACTCCCCTAATCAAACAG GTCTGGAGCATCCTGGCTTGGACTCACAGTATGAGCCTTCACCCTGGTCCTCTGGCTCTCCCTGCAGCAGTGACAGCAACACCAACTGGAGTAAAGTCCTAGTGGACGGAAGCACTGACAAACCCAACAATCCCTCTTCAACCAACTCCTCTGTCtggcccccctcctcctcttcattctcTTGCTcctcgtcttcttcctcttctggcTGTGGGTCAGGATCAGACCCTGAGTTGGCATCAGAATGCATGGACGCAGACTCTAATTCCTCGATCGGTTCAGAGAAAAGCCTTGCCGCTGTTGCTGTGACAACAgtgatgatgatgtcagcaaatgCTTCTTCCTCTGTGTCTTCTACGACTTCTTCTCCCTCATCCTCTTTGGTGACTTCTGCCATGATGGTCAGTGTTTCAGTGAATGGAGATAGCAACGGCAACAGTCGTCAGGTTATGGGTGGAGGGATGGGAACCATCAGTGGTGCAAATAATGGAAATAATAACATCACTGGACCCTCCCACTACTCTTTAGCTGGCTCCACAAGTATTGGCAGCAATAACATGGGTAACCACAACAACAAGCTTGTCAGTAACAGTGGTATATGGGGCACCCAGTCAGGCAGCAACATGATCACCACAGGCGGAAGCACCTCGTGCATCAATGGAGGGTTAAACCCAAACACTTTAAACCCAAATGCCAACCACGGTGCCTGGCCGCAGAATCCAACCCCAAGCTCAGCATCCCAGAGCCAACGGCCTCCACAGGCTCAGGGGATGAGTTCCAAACTTGGTATAGCTCCCCAACAGGGCCCCTTGCTGGGCTGGGGTGGCATGGCAGCTCCAGAAAACAGCAGTATGATGGAAGACACTGAGGTGAATAATGGTACAACAAACAGCAAGGTGTTAGGAAGCAGCAGCAGTGGAAATGGTGGCCTGCAGCCTACCAACCTTAACACTGAATCCAATGGACCAAATAACACTATTATGatgaatactactactactactactaacgcCACAATGACCTCTACTCCACCAAACTCTACAGCCTCTTCCCAGCTCAGCGGGGATTGTTCCTGGGGCTCCATTGGAGGAGGGAATGGGGGTCCGCTGGCCAATGGAAACACCTCATCAACCCCCCAGCAACCCCAAGGAGAGCTGGGGGGTCCTGGGGCCTTCGGTACGCCTTGGGGCGCAACTACCTACCCTGGAGACAAGGGCCCCCAAAATGCAGACACTGTGAACCCCCAAAACCCTGCCTTAATGCAGGCTGGGAACCCCCAAATCTCCTCTTCTGCTGCTTACAAGAGTAATAATAACCACAATAACACTGCGGCCCCACGCTGGGATCAGGGGCCCGCCAATAACCCAAACCAGCCTCAGAGCAACTTGTCCTGGGGTGTCGGCTCAAATCAAATCCCAGGCTCTGCAGGCCAAACACCAGGAAACGGGAACCATACTACAGTGGGTCCTCCAGCAGGTATAACCTGCCCCTGGGGGAGCAGTGCATCATCttcttcctcatcatcatcatcctcttcctcatctaACAAGATGTCAAATGGAGAATGGGGATCTTCAGCTCCCGGTAACAGCCACTCAGATGCTGGAAGTCATAAAGGAAGCTCTGCCAACAATGGCTGGAAGAGCCTGGAGGATGACGCCATGGGCATGGGAGGTGGTGGACCTGGAGGCCACAGCTTGGGGAACGTGACCGGAGGTTGGGGTCATTCTGGAGGGAGTGAAGGAAGTGGTGAAAGCTCAGGCGGCCGATCCAGCTCAGACAGAGACAACGGCCAAAAAGGGGGAAACCGCAGAAAAGGTGCCCCAACTGCAGCGGTGTTATCAGCTGTGGCCCGGGCCGATGTAGACCCAAGGGTTCTGTCAAACAGTGGATGGGGGCAAACACCTATCCGACAGAACACTGCATGGGATGTCAATTCTCCCCGCAATCAGCACCAGGGTCCCAGAGGAGAAGAAAGAAAGCATAGTGGGGGCTCTGGCTGGGGCTCAGGAGCACCTGCAGCTTCTACCCAGAACTCTGGAG GCTGGGGAGGTGGGCCAGGCAACTCGGGCCCTGATACTGGAAGCTCTGGGTGGGGAGAGCAGAGACCCACGTCTGGTTGGGACAGCAAAGCTCCAGGGAGTGGAGGAGGAAAAAGCAGTTGGGATGATGGAGCCAGCTATAAGGGGAATAATAATTCTAACACCTGGAGCAACAACATCAACAAAGATGACAG GTCCAATACTTGGACAAATGCACCCAAGCCACAGCAGGGCTGGGGAGGCAACAGTGGAAGTGGGAGTGAAGGCTGGGGTAGTGGAGATAGTGCCAGAGGAGGGGCCAGTAATCACTGGGGAGAACCTCAAAAAGGTGCCGGCTCAGTGGGCTGGGACAGCGACAGCGACCGGTCCGGCTCTGGATGTTGGAGTGAACCAAGTCGAACCAACACCAGCAGCAGTAACACCTGGATAGGAAGTGGAGGGTCAAATACTCCAGACCAGAGCACCCCAAATCCTGGCTCAAACTGGGGTGAATCAGTCCACAAGCCTAATCCTCAGAGCAACAGTCAGGGCTGGGGTGAGCCAATGAAGAGCAACCATGGAGCTCAGAACTGGGGTGAACCCAGTCCTAAACCCTGCAATCCTGCCAATGAGTGGGGAAAAGGCCCTGAATCAAACTCATCAAGAGGCAACCAAGGCCCCAGCAAGCCCTCAG GGTGGCTAGGCGGTCCCATGCCTACAGTTGGTCAGAAGGAAGAAATGGCAACTGGTTGGGAAGAGCCTTCTCCAGAGTCCATTCGTCGTAGGATGGAAATCGATGATGGAACTGCCGCTTGGGGAGACCCTG GAAAATACAGTGGTGGATCTGTCAACATGTGGAGCAAGTCGGGCCAAACAGACCAGGAAGCCATGGCCCCCTCCTCTCAGCATCAGTCCCACCCAGGGCACAGCTCAATGCACCCTCCTCAGCCCATGCAACCCCATGCCCAAGACAAGGGCTCTG GCTGGGGTGAGCCTTACCCCCAGCAGAAGGAGTCCTCTTCATGGGGAGAGCCTGCTCCTGGTCCACCGGTGACAGTGGACAACGGGACATCTGCCTGGGGGAAGCCCATGGACACCAGCTCTGGCTGGGATGAGCCCAGTAGGGACAACAGAGAGCCTGTGTCTGGGTGGGGTGGCCAGCATAAGTCTG CTCCAGGTCCCAAGCCCATGGAGACATGGTGTGGAGAGGAGGTGTCCATGAGCAATAGCTGGGaccaggaagaggaggtggagatcGGCATGTGGAGTAACAGCCAACAAGACAACCGGTCCCATGACCAAAACACTTGGAACTACAACAAGCAAAAAGGCTCCAACAAG atGAGCAAACCAGTCAACAAACAAGACGAACCTTGGATGAAACCCTTCATTAACCAGTTCAACAGCATGAACTTCTCT AGAGACTCTCCTGATGACTCCATGAAGACAGGAGCAGGGATGCAGGACAAACGTATGGACATGGGCGGAATGGGAGACTTCAGTGGAGTGATGGGGAAGAACCCTGGGTCTCGACACCAGCTCCATAAGGAGTCTGCCATGGATCGCAGCTCTTACTATGACAAG CTGTCCGTTTCCCCCTCTGCTTACAATAGTCCAGCTTCTGATGAGCTCTCCTCCAATCAAATCATGAGCTTTCCCCCTTCCACTCCTACTCAACCTATCCCTTGTCTCGACTCTGGGCCATCTCCTGCCCAATCTAGTCCTGTGGCCACTCGGCAG AATGTAAACCCTATGATGGGTGGCAGCAGCGTAGCACAGGGCCGAGGCGGCCCCCAGTCCCAGGTCCCCCCCCAACCCAACCTTCGCAACCAAGTGCCTCCACCCATCCTCCCTTCTCAG gTCCCCTCCCTGTTGAAGTACCCAGGAGGTAACGGAGGTCTGAACCCTCTGTTTGGCCCTCAGCAGGTGGCTGTGTTCAACCAACTCTCCCAGCTCAACCAGCTGTCACAGCTCAACCAGCTCAACCAGTTACAG CGTCTTCtcatccagcagcagcagcaacagcagcagaaggCTCAGAGCCAGAGAGCCATGCCTGTGGGACGACAGAGTGAACAGGTAAAT ACACGTCCTATCGGCTCATCCCCATCAATGATGCAGCCGCCACGACACCTGGACCCCTCCCTGCTGAAACAGACCCCACCTCTTAAACCGTACCTGGATAATTACTTGTCCCACAATGCCCCTGAGATGCAGAAGGATTCCACTGCTCTCGGATCCTTCAGCAACTTCCCTTTAA GCTTGAACTCAAACCTGAATGTATCCCTGGACATGGGtgttggtggtggtagtagtggtggcgGAGCTGTGAGCTACAAAGAGCCGCcccagtccagactgaagaaACTTTGGGCTACTGACCCTCTGGAGCAGAACAGCAAACCTG GTGCTATGTCGTCTGGGCTGCGTCTGGAGGACTCTCCCTTCTATGACTTCCTGTCTCCTGGCCCATCTCCCCTGAGTCCTCCCGGCCAATCAATAGGCTCGGTGGGCGATGGCTGGCCACCCCGTGCCAACTCCCCCCCACCCCATGGAAACACTGGCACCTGGCCCCCAG agtTCCGGCCCGGGGAGCCTTGGAAAGGTTACCCCAACATTGACCCTGAGACTGACCCTTATGTGACCCCCGGCAGTGTCATCAACAACCTCTCCATCAACACCGTCCGCGACACAGACCACCTCAGGGACAGGAACAACG GGCCATCCTCATCACTGAACACCACGATGCCTTCTAACAGTGCCTGGTCATCCATTCGTGCCTCCAGCCACAGCGGTTCCCTCACCAGTACAGCACAAAGCACTTCAG CCAGACCCAGTGACTCAAAGTGGTCTCCCGGTGGCGGTTCTGTGTCCAACTCCTCCCTAGCCCATGAGCTGTGGAAGGTCCCCCTGCCTCCCAAGGCACTGTCTGTGGCGGCCCCCTCCAGACCACCACCCGGTCTCACCAGCCAGAAGCCCAGCTCTGCCGCCTCAGGCTGGGATGGCTCTGCTCTGAGGCTGGGGGGCTGGGGCTCCTCTGAGTCCAGATACACACCTG GTTCCAGTTGGGGCGACAGCAGCAGCTCAGGGAGAACCCAATGGCTTGTCCTGAAAAATCTCACACCTCAG ATTGACGGCTCTACCCTGAGGACCCTGTGCATGCAGCACGGCCCTCTGATCACATTCCACCTCAACCTGCCACACGGTAACGCCGTGGTATGCTACAGCTCCAAGGATGAGGCCGCCAAGGCCCAGAAGAGCCTGCACAT GTGTGTTTTGGGGAACACTACTATTCTGGCTGAGTTTGCCAGCGAGGAGGAAATCAACCGTTTCTTTGCACAAGGGCAGACGTTGGCCA